A single Triticum dicoccoides isolate Atlit2015 ecotype Zavitan chromosome 2A, WEW_v2.0, whole genome shotgun sequence DNA region contains:
- the LOC119356474 gene encoding imidazoleglycerol-phosphate dehydratase 3, chloroplastic isoform X2 codes for MTTAPVVSPSLSRLHSALASPFPKAPVGSGAGVAFPARPYGPSLRLRSAVMAASGVGGNGSPMAPEESAVSSRLGEVKRVTKETNVHVKINLDGTGVANSSTGIPFLDHMLDQLASHGLFDVYVKATGDTHIDDHHSNEDIALAIGTALLQALGDRKGINRFGHFTAPLDEAAVEVILDLSGRPHLSCGLSIPTERVGTYDTQLAGNNSHHIIEATFKAFARALRQATEYDLRRRGTIPSSKGVLSRS; via the exons ATGACCACCGCGCCGGTCGTCTCCCCCTCGCTCTCCCGACTACACTCCGCGCTGGCCTCTCCGTTCCCCAAAGCCCCCGTTGGGTCCGGGGCTGGGGTCGCCTTCCCCGCCCGGCCGTACGGGCCATCGCTTCGCCTGAGGTCGGccgtcatggctgccagcggcgtcgGCGGGAACGGCTCTCCGATGGCGCCTGAGGAATCCGCAG TGTCGTCTAGGTTGGGGGAGGTCAAGAGGGTAACCAAGGAGACAAATGTGCATGTCAAGATCAACCTGGACGGCACTGGTGTTGCAAACTCCAGCACAGGGATACCCTTCTTGGATCACATGCTTGAT CAACTGGCATCTCATGGACTGTTTGATGTATACGTGAAGGCGACGGGTGACACACACATTGATGATCATCACTCAAATGAGGATATTGCTTTAGCAATTGGAACG GCATTACTTCAAGCACTTGGTGACCGAAAAGGAATTAACCGGTTCGGGCATTTTACAGCACCACTTGATGAGGCAGCAGTTGAGGTTATACTG GATCTATCTGGTCGACCTCATTTGAGTTGCGGCTTAAGCATTCCTACCGAGAGAGTTGGCACATATGATACACAG CTTGCGGGGAACAACTCACACCATATTATCGAGGCAACTTTCAAAGCATTTGCCAGGGCGCTTCGGCAAGCAACGGAATATGACTTACGCCGGCGTGGCACTATCCCCAG CTCAAAAGGTGTTCTGTCAAGGTCTTAG
- the LOC119356474 gene encoding imidazoleglycerol-phosphate dehydratase 3, chloroplastic isoform X1, protein MTTAPVVSPSLSRLHSALASPFPKAPVGSGAGVAFPARPYGPSLRLRSAVMAASGVGGNGSPMAPEESAVSSRLGEVKRVTKETNVHVKINLDGTGVANSSTGIPFLDHMLDQLASHGLFDVYVKATGDTHIDDHHSNEDIALAIGTALLQALGDRKGINRFGHFTAPLDEAAVEVILDLSGRPHLSCGLSIPTERVGTYDTQLVEHFFQSLVNTSGMTLHIRQLAGNNSHHIIEATFKAFARALRQATEYDLRRRGTIPSSKGVLSRS, encoded by the exons ATGACCACCGCGCCGGTCGTCTCCCCCTCGCTCTCCCGACTACACTCCGCGCTGGCCTCTCCGTTCCCCAAAGCCCCCGTTGGGTCCGGGGCTGGGGTCGCCTTCCCCGCCCGGCCGTACGGGCCATCGCTTCGCCTGAGGTCGGccgtcatggctgccagcggcgtcgGCGGGAACGGCTCTCCGATGGCGCCTGAGGAATCCGCAG TGTCGTCTAGGTTGGGGGAGGTCAAGAGGGTAACCAAGGAGACAAATGTGCATGTCAAGATCAACCTGGACGGCACTGGTGTTGCAAACTCCAGCACAGGGATACCCTTCTTGGATCACATGCTTGAT CAACTGGCATCTCATGGACTGTTTGATGTATACGTGAAGGCGACGGGTGACACACACATTGATGATCATCACTCAAATGAGGATATTGCTTTAGCAATTGGAACG GCATTACTTCAAGCACTTGGTGACCGAAAAGGAATTAACCGGTTCGGGCATTTTACAGCACCACTTGATGAGGCAGCAGTTGAGGTTATACTG GATCTATCTGGTCGACCTCATTTGAGTTGCGGCTTAAGCATTCCTACCGAGAGAGTTGGCACATATGATACACAG CTAGTTGAGCACTTTTTCCAGTCCCTTGTGAATACATCTGGCATGACGCTTCACATCCGTCAG CTTGCGGGGAACAACTCACACCATATTATCGAGGCAACTTTCAAAGCATTTGCCAGGGCGCTTCGGCAAGCAACGGAATATGACTTACGCCGGCGTGGCACTATCCCCAG CTCAAAAGGTGTTCTGTCAAGGTCTTAG